From the genome of Ziziphus jujuba cultivar Dongzao chromosome 6, ASM3175591v1, one region includes:
- the LOC107431316 gene encoding cell division control protein 48 homolog C isoform X1, with the protein MGKRSGSSNLIKLRRRLEHFKHRESSTVDEIVHHLRDNYPDYHRTKLNDLNRLVQQTLDSFPSRRINLLAAKRAKTPPPPPPFIFDADDDEEVGDGGRSGSRKKPKRIHRIHQDRPSSSPSDSSSSSEESSDDGDGAVSTSEDAVYGEKVEPEFDLTKSMLRARYTESNSVTTHRAASEVKEEKNVELELPGRDKIDMVNGELDGGPSSRLPNESSKREAKGGSVVSKSEAVSVVKGNEGPKFKDLGGIDKVLEELKMEVLVPLCHPQLPRSLGVKPMAGILLHGPPGCGKTKLAHAIANETGLPFYKISATEVVSGVSGASEENIRELFQKAYRTAPSVVFIDEIDAIASKRENLQREMERRIVTQLMTCMDESQRLVQPTTATSDSESSDYTPGYVLVIGATNRPDAVDPALRRPGRFDREIGLGVPDENARAEILVLLTSNLRLEGSFDLSKIARSTAGFVGADLAAVANKAGNLAMKRIIDERKSLLSGDSIDEEPSEEWWRRPWLPEEVEKLSITMADFEQAVKMVQPSSRREGFSTIPNVKWEDVGGLDILRKEFDRYIVRRVKYPELHEEFGLDMETGFLLYGPPGCGKTLIAKAIANEAGVNFIHIKGPELLNKYVGESEQAVRTLFSRARTCSPCILFFDEVDALTTQRGKEGGWVVERLLNQLLTELDGADQRQGVFVIGATNRPEVMDRAVLRPGRFGKLLYVPLPGPVERGLILKALARKKPIDASVDLSAIGRMKACENLSGADLAALMHEAAMAALDDKLASNESRLITSPWTIKSTHFELALTKISPSVSERQQKLYYQKLSESFKAA; encoded by the exons ATGGGAAAGAGGTCAGGGAGTTCAAACCTGATCAAATTACGCCGTCGTTTAGAGCACTTCAAGCATCGCGAATCCTCCACCGTCGATGAAATTGTCCACCATCTTCGCGATAATTACCCAGACTACCATCGCACCAAGCTCAACGATCTCAACAGGTTAGTCCAGCAAACCCTAGACTCCTTTCCCTCTCGCCGAATCAACCTCCTCGCCGCCAAGCGAGCGAAAAcgccgccgccgccgccgccgTTTATATTCGACgccgatgatgatgaagaagtcgGAGATGGTGGCCGGAGTGGATCCAGGAAGAAACCTAAGAGAATACACCGCATCCATCAGGACCGTCCATCATCATCACCGTCTGATTCATCTTCATCATCGGAGGAATCCAGTGATGATGGAGATGGTGCGGTATCCACGTCGGAGGACGCAGTGTACGGCGAGAAAGTGGAGCCGGAGTTCGACCTCACGAAATCGATGCTTCGAGCAAGGTATACAGAATCCAACAGCGTTACCACGCACAGAGCTGCTTCCGAGGTGAAGGAGGAGAAGAATGTAGAACTGGAGCTTCCAGGTCGTGATAAGATTGACATGGTGAATGGAGAGTTAGATGGAGGGCCAAGTAGCAGATTGCCGAATGAGTCGTCGAAGAGGGAAGCAAAAGGTGGTTCTGTGGTTTCGAAAAGTGAGGCTGTTTCTGTGGTGAAAGGGAATGAGGGGCCGAAGTTCAAGGATTTGGGTGGGATAGATAAGGTTCTGGAGGAGCTGAAAATGGAGGTTCTTGTGCCACTTTGCCATCCGCAGTTGCCGCGGTCGCTGGGAGTGAAACCCATGGCGGGGATTTTGTTACATGGTCCTCCTGGCTGTGGCAAGACCAAATTGGCTCATGCCATTGCCAATGAGACTGGACTACCTTTTTATAAGATTTCTGCTACTGAGGTTGTCTCTGGTGTATCAG GCGCATCTGAAGAAAATATAAGGGAGCTTTTCCAAAAAGCATATAGGACTGCTCCCTCTGTAGTATTTATTGATGAGATTGATGCAATTGcttcaaaaagagaaaatttacaACGAGAAATGGAGCGGAGAATTGTGACACAATTGATGACTTGCATGGACGAATCGCAGAGACTTGTACAACCAACCACTGCAACTTCAGACTCAGAAAGTTCTGATTATACACCTGGTTATGTACTTGTGATTGGAGCCACCAATAGGCCTGATGCTGTTGACCCTGCATTGAGGAGGCCTGGGCGATTTGATAGGGAGATTGGATTAGGTGTGCCAGACGAAAATGCAAGGGCTGAGATTCTTGTTCTGCTTACTAGCAACCTAAGACTTGAAGGTTCATTCGACCTTTCAAAAATAGCCAGGTCAACAGCAGGCTTTGTTGGAGCTGATTTGGCTGCCGTGGCTAACAAGGCTGGTAATCTTGCCATGAAGAGGATCATTGATGAGAGAAAGTCTCTTTTATCTGGTGATTCTATAGATGAGGAGCCTAGCGAAGAGTGGTGGAGGAGACCATGGTTGCCTGAAGAAGTAGAAAAGCTTTCCATTACTATGGCTGATTTTGAG CAAGCTGTAAAAATGGTTCAACCCTCATCTAGAAGAGAAGGATTCTCTACCATCCCTAATGTAAAGTGGGAAGATGTTGGCGGTTTAGATATTTTGAGGAAAGAATTTGATCGTTATATAGTTAGGCGTGTTAAATATCCAGAGCTGCATGAG GAATTTGGTCTAGATATGGAGACGGGATTTTTGCTCTATGGGCCTCCAGGATGCGGAAAGACATTGATAGCCAAGGCAATTGCTAATGAAGCAGGAGTTAATTTTATTCACATAAAG GGTCCTGAACTACTAAATAAATACGTTGGAGAAAGCGAGCAGGCTGTTCGAACACTATTTAGTCGTGCAAGAACATGTTCACCATGTATACTTTTTTTCGACGAG GTGGATGCCTTGACAACACAAAGGGGGAAAGAAGGAGGATGGGTTGTTGAGAGATTATTGAATCAG TTACTTACGGAATTAGATGGTGCAGATCAGCGGCAGGGAGTATTTGTAATTGGAGCTACAAATAG ACCTGAGGTGATGGATCGTGCTGTTTTACGGCCTGGTAGATTTGGTAAACTTTTATACGTCCCTCTTCCAGGGCCAGTTGAACGTGGTCTGATCTTAAAAGCTCTTGCACGGAAGAAGCCAATAGATGCTAGTGTTGATTTGAGTGCGATTGGACGGATGAAAGCTTGTGAAAATTTAAGTGGGGCAGACCTTGCTGCACTG ATGCATGAAGCTGCAATGGCGGCACTTGACGACAAACTAGCATCAAATGAGAGCCGTTTGATTACATCACCATGGACGATTAAATCAACTCATTTTGAGCTTGCTCTGACTAAAATCTCTCCATCTGTGTCAGAAAGG CAGCAAAAACTATACTACCAGAAATTGTCAGAGAGCTTCAAAGCAGCATGA
- the LOC107431316 gene encoding cell division control protein 48 homolog C isoform X2, giving the protein MGKRSGSSNLIKLRRRLEHFKHRESSTVDEIVHHLRDNYPDYHRTKLNDLNRLVQQTLDSFPSRRINLLAAKRAKTPPPPPPFIFDADDDEEVGDGGRSGSRKKPKRIHRIHQDRPSSSPSDSSSSSEESSDDGDGAVSTSEDAVYGEKVEPEFDLTKSMLRARYTESNSVTTHRAASEVKEEKNVELELPGRDKIDMVNGELDGGPSSRLPNESSKREAKGGSVVSKSEAVSVVKGNEGPKFKDLGGIDKVLEELKMEVLVPLCHPQLPRSLGVKPMAGILLHGPPGCGKTKLAHAIANETGLPFYKISATEVVSGVSGASEENIRELFQKAYRTAPSVVFIDEIDAIASKRENLQREMERRIVTQLMTCMDESQRLVQPTTATSDSESSDYTPGYVLVIGATNRPDAVDPALRRPGRFDREIGLGVPDENARAEILVLLTSNLRLEGSFDLSKIARSTAGFVGADLAAVANKAGNLAMKRIIDERKSLLSGDSIDEEPSEEWWRRPWLPEEVEKLSITMADFEQAVKMVQPSSRREGFSTIPNVKWEDVGGLDILRKEFDRYIVRRVKYPELHEEFGLDMETGFLLYGPPGCGKTLIAKAIANEAGVNFIHIKGPELLNKYVGESEQAVRTLFSRARTCSPCILFFDEVDALTTQRGKEGGWVVERLLNQLLTELDGADQRQGVFVIGATNRPEVMDRAVLRPGRFGKLLYVPLPGPVERGLILKALARKKPIDASVDLSAIGRMKACENLSGADLAALMHEAAMAALDDKLASNESRLITSPWTIKSTHFELALTKISPSVSERQKLYYQKLSESFKAA; this is encoded by the exons ATGGGAAAGAGGTCAGGGAGTTCAAACCTGATCAAATTACGCCGTCGTTTAGAGCACTTCAAGCATCGCGAATCCTCCACCGTCGATGAAATTGTCCACCATCTTCGCGATAATTACCCAGACTACCATCGCACCAAGCTCAACGATCTCAACAGGTTAGTCCAGCAAACCCTAGACTCCTTTCCCTCTCGCCGAATCAACCTCCTCGCCGCCAAGCGAGCGAAAAcgccgccgccgccgccgccgTTTATATTCGACgccgatgatgatgaagaagtcgGAGATGGTGGCCGGAGTGGATCCAGGAAGAAACCTAAGAGAATACACCGCATCCATCAGGACCGTCCATCATCATCACCGTCTGATTCATCTTCATCATCGGAGGAATCCAGTGATGATGGAGATGGTGCGGTATCCACGTCGGAGGACGCAGTGTACGGCGAGAAAGTGGAGCCGGAGTTCGACCTCACGAAATCGATGCTTCGAGCAAGGTATACAGAATCCAACAGCGTTACCACGCACAGAGCTGCTTCCGAGGTGAAGGAGGAGAAGAATGTAGAACTGGAGCTTCCAGGTCGTGATAAGATTGACATGGTGAATGGAGAGTTAGATGGAGGGCCAAGTAGCAGATTGCCGAATGAGTCGTCGAAGAGGGAAGCAAAAGGTGGTTCTGTGGTTTCGAAAAGTGAGGCTGTTTCTGTGGTGAAAGGGAATGAGGGGCCGAAGTTCAAGGATTTGGGTGGGATAGATAAGGTTCTGGAGGAGCTGAAAATGGAGGTTCTTGTGCCACTTTGCCATCCGCAGTTGCCGCGGTCGCTGGGAGTGAAACCCATGGCGGGGATTTTGTTACATGGTCCTCCTGGCTGTGGCAAGACCAAATTGGCTCATGCCATTGCCAATGAGACTGGACTACCTTTTTATAAGATTTCTGCTACTGAGGTTGTCTCTGGTGTATCAG GCGCATCTGAAGAAAATATAAGGGAGCTTTTCCAAAAAGCATATAGGACTGCTCCCTCTGTAGTATTTATTGATGAGATTGATGCAATTGcttcaaaaagagaaaatttacaACGAGAAATGGAGCGGAGAATTGTGACACAATTGATGACTTGCATGGACGAATCGCAGAGACTTGTACAACCAACCACTGCAACTTCAGACTCAGAAAGTTCTGATTATACACCTGGTTATGTACTTGTGATTGGAGCCACCAATAGGCCTGATGCTGTTGACCCTGCATTGAGGAGGCCTGGGCGATTTGATAGGGAGATTGGATTAGGTGTGCCAGACGAAAATGCAAGGGCTGAGATTCTTGTTCTGCTTACTAGCAACCTAAGACTTGAAGGTTCATTCGACCTTTCAAAAATAGCCAGGTCAACAGCAGGCTTTGTTGGAGCTGATTTGGCTGCCGTGGCTAACAAGGCTGGTAATCTTGCCATGAAGAGGATCATTGATGAGAGAAAGTCTCTTTTATCTGGTGATTCTATAGATGAGGAGCCTAGCGAAGAGTGGTGGAGGAGACCATGGTTGCCTGAAGAAGTAGAAAAGCTTTCCATTACTATGGCTGATTTTGAG CAAGCTGTAAAAATGGTTCAACCCTCATCTAGAAGAGAAGGATTCTCTACCATCCCTAATGTAAAGTGGGAAGATGTTGGCGGTTTAGATATTTTGAGGAAAGAATTTGATCGTTATATAGTTAGGCGTGTTAAATATCCAGAGCTGCATGAG GAATTTGGTCTAGATATGGAGACGGGATTTTTGCTCTATGGGCCTCCAGGATGCGGAAAGACATTGATAGCCAAGGCAATTGCTAATGAAGCAGGAGTTAATTTTATTCACATAAAG GGTCCTGAACTACTAAATAAATACGTTGGAGAAAGCGAGCAGGCTGTTCGAACACTATTTAGTCGTGCAAGAACATGTTCACCATGTATACTTTTTTTCGACGAG GTGGATGCCTTGACAACACAAAGGGGGAAAGAAGGAGGATGGGTTGTTGAGAGATTATTGAATCAG TTACTTACGGAATTAGATGGTGCAGATCAGCGGCAGGGAGTATTTGTAATTGGAGCTACAAATAG ACCTGAGGTGATGGATCGTGCTGTTTTACGGCCTGGTAGATTTGGTAAACTTTTATACGTCCCTCTTCCAGGGCCAGTTGAACGTGGTCTGATCTTAAAAGCTCTTGCACGGAAGAAGCCAATAGATGCTAGTGTTGATTTGAGTGCGATTGGACGGATGAAAGCTTGTGAAAATTTAAGTGGGGCAGACCTTGCTGCACTG ATGCATGAAGCTGCAATGGCGGCACTTGACGACAAACTAGCATCAAATGAGAGCCGTTTGATTACATCACCATGGACGATTAAATCAACTCATTTTGAGCTTGCTCTGACTAAAATCTCTCCATCTGTGTCAGAAAGG CAAAAACTATACTACCAGAAATTGTCAGAGAGCTTCAAAGCAGCATGA
- the LOC107431316 gene encoding cell division control protein 48 homolog C isoform X3: MGKRSGSSNLIKLRRRLEHFKHRESSTVDEIVHHLRDNYPDYHRTKLNDLNRLVQQTLDSFPSRRINLLAAKRAKTPPPPPPFIFDADDDEEVGDGGRSGSRKKPKRIHRIHQDRPSSSPSDSSSSSEESSDDGDGAVSTSEDAVYGEKVEPEFDLTKSMLRARYTESNSVTTHRAASEVKEEKNVELELPGRDKIDMVNGELDGGPSSRLPNESSKREAKGGSVVSKSEAVSVVKGNEGPKFKDLGGIDKVLEELKMEVLVPLCHPQLPRSLGVKPMAGILLHGPPGCGKTKLAHAIANETGLPFYKISATEVVSGVSGASEENIRELFQKAYRTAPSVVFIDEIDAIASKRENLQREMERRIVTQLMTCMDESQRLVQPTTATSDSESSDYTPGYVLVIGATNRPDAVDPALRRPGRFDREIGLGVPDENARAEILVLLTSNLRLEGSFDLSKIARSTAGFVGADLAAVANKAGNLAMKRIIDERKSLLSGDSIDEEPSEEWWRRPWLPEEVEKLSITMADFEQAVKMVQPSSRREGFSTIPNVKWEDVGGLDILRKEFDRYIVRRVKYPELHEEFGLDMETGFLLYGPPGCGKTLIAKAIANEAGVNFIHIKGPELLNKYVGESEQAVRTLFSRARTCSPCILFFDEVDALTTQRGKEGGWVVERLLNQNTEPIA, from the exons ATGGGAAAGAGGTCAGGGAGTTCAAACCTGATCAAATTACGCCGTCGTTTAGAGCACTTCAAGCATCGCGAATCCTCCACCGTCGATGAAATTGTCCACCATCTTCGCGATAATTACCCAGACTACCATCGCACCAAGCTCAACGATCTCAACAGGTTAGTCCAGCAAACCCTAGACTCCTTTCCCTCTCGCCGAATCAACCTCCTCGCCGCCAAGCGAGCGAAAAcgccgccgccgccgccgccgTTTATATTCGACgccgatgatgatgaagaagtcgGAGATGGTGGCCGGAGTGGATCCAGGAAGAAACCTAAGAGAATACACCGCATCCATCAGGACCGTCCATCATCATCACCGTCTGATTCATCTTCATCATCGGAGGAATCCAGTGATGATGGAGATGGTGCGGTATCCACGTCGGAGGACGCAGTGTACGGCGAGAAAGTGGAGCCGGAGTTCGACCTCACGAAATCGATGCTTCGAGCAAGGTATACAGAATCCAACAGCGTTACCACGCACAGAGCTGCTTCCGAGGTGAAGGAGGAGAAGAATGTAGAACTGGAGCTTCCAGGTCGTGATAAGATTGACATGGTGAATGGAGAGTTAGATGGAGGGCCAAGTAGCAGATTGCCGAATGAGTCGTCGAAGAGGGAAGCAAAAGGTGGTTCTGTGGTTTCGAAAAGTGAGGCTGTTTCTGTGGTGAAAGGGAATGAGGGGCCGAAGTTCAAGGATTTGGGTGGGATAGATAAGGTTCTGGAGGAGCTGAAAATGGAGGTTCTTGTGCCACTTTGCCATCCGCAGTTGCCGCGGTCGCTGGGAGTGAAACCCATGGCGGGGATTTTGTTACATGGTCCTCCTGGCTGTGGCAAGACCAAATTGGCTCATGCCATTGCCAATGAGACTGGACTACCTTTTTATAAGATTTCTGCTACTGAGGTTGTCTCTGGTGTATCAG GCGCATCTGAAGAAAATATAAGGGAGCTTTTCCAAAAAGCATATAGGACTGCTCCCTCTGTAGTATTTATTGATGAGATTGATGCAATTGcttcaaaaagagaaaatttacaACGAGAAATGGAGCGGAGAATTGTGACACAATTGATGACTTGCATGGACGAATCGCAGAGACTTGTACAACCAACCACTGCAACTTCAGACTCAGAAAGTTCTGATTATACACCTGGTTATGTACTTGTGATTGGAGCCACCAATAGGCCTGATGCTGTTGACCCTGCATTGAGGAGGCCTGGGCGATTTGATAGGGAGATTGGATTAGGTGTGCCAGACGAAAATGCAAGGGCTGAGATTCTTGTTCTGCTTACTAGCAACCTAAGACTTGAAGGTTCATTCGACCTTTCAAAAATAGCCAGGTCAACAGCAGGCTTTGTTGGAGCTGATTTGGCTGCCGTGGCTAACAAGGCTGGTAATCTTGCCATGAAGAGGATCATTGATGAGAGAAAGTCTCTTTTATCTGGTGATTCTATAGATGAGGAGCCTAGCGAAGAGTGGTGGAGGAGACCATGGTTGCCTGAAGAAGTAGAAAAGCTTTCCATTACTATGGCTGATTTTGAG CAAGCTGTAAAAATGGTTCAACCCTCATCTAGAAGAGAAGGATTCTCTACCATCCCTAATGTAAAGTGGGAAGATGTTGGCGGTTTAGATATTTTGAGGAAAGAATTTGATCGTTATATAGTTAGGCGTGTTAAATATCCAGAGCTGCATGAG GAATTTGGTCTAGATATGGAGACGGGATTTTTGCTCTATGGGCCTCCAGGATGCGGAAAGACATTGATAGCCAAGGCAATTGCTAATGAAGCAGGAGTTAATTTTATTCACATAAAG GGTCCTGAACTACTAAATAAATACGTTGGAGAAAGCGAGCAGGCTGTTCGAACACTATTTAGTCGTGCAAGAACATGTTCACCATGTATACTTTTTTTCGACGAG GTGGATGCCTTGACAACACAAAGGGGGAAAGAAGGAGGATGGGTTGTTGAGAGATTATTGAATCAG AATACTGAACCCATTGCATAA
- the LOC107431306 gene encoding SH3 domain-containing protein 1, giving the protein MDAIRKQASKLRDQVAKQQQAVLRRLGSLDNDAVMVDEAEILCHQQLQNLYKSTREAKHFQRNVVRGVERFISTSCKQMEIVRKLAEDCCKYGSENQSTHAPLARASINFGTSYNAIEKEREDFLKILSDQVCEPLRTQINGAPLEDARHLAYRYDKLRQDVEAQVTEVLRRRSKSRDLSMSGESSVKLQSAEARLADLKSSTVALGREATAAMLSVEDQQQQMTFHRLLTMVNAERSYHQHALAILENLHAEMTLERQSKEFSSLPTKIHRNVYERLGNQDNNSQESDDHQDNMFFIAKVIHQFDAEAEGELSLSVDDYVVVRQVAPHGWSEGECNGKAGWFPSAYIEREEKAPTSKIAHSSLKIHFCQCYP; this is encoded by the exons ATGGATGCCATCCGGAAGCAAGCCAGCAAGCTCAGGGACCAAGTAGCAAAGCAACAACAA GCAGTATTGAGACGATTGGGAAGTTTAGATAATGATGCTGTTATGGTTGATGAAGCTGAAATTTTGTGCCACCAACAACTTCAAAATTTGTACAAATCTACAAGGGAAGCTAAG CACTTTCAGCGGAATGTTGTACGCGGAGTTGAAAGATTTATTTCTACAAGCTGCAAGCAAATGGAGATAG TGAGGAAGCTAGCTGAAGATTGCTGTAAATATGGATCTGAGAATCAGAGCACTCACGCTCCTCTTGCAAGAGCTTCTATTAACTTTGGTACCTCATATAATGCAATTGAAAAGGAGAGGGAAGATTTTCTTAAGATCCTCAGTGATCAG GTTTGTGAGCCATTACGGACACAAATAAATGGAGCTCCTTTGGAAGATGCTCGTCACTTGGCTTACCGTTATGATAAACTTCGTCAGGATGTGGAGGCCCAG GTTACTGAAGTTTTGAGGCGTAGATCAAAATCTAGGGATCTTTCTATGTCTGGAGAGAGTTCTGTGAAGCTTCAAAGTGCAGAAGCAAGACTTGCTGACCTTAAATCTTCTACTGTGGCACTTGGCAGAGAAGCGACTGCTGCTATGTTGTCAGTTGAGGATCAGCAGCAGCAGATGACTTTTCATAGGCTTCTCACCATG GTCAATGCTGAGAGATCTTATCATCAACATGCTCTTGCTATTTTGGAGAATCTACATGCTGAG ATGACTCTGGAGAGGCAATCAAAAGAATTTTCATCTCTACCGACGAAGATTCACAGAAATGTGTATGAAAGGCTTGGAAATCAGGATAACAACTCACAGGAATCTGATGATCATCAAGACAACATGTTCTTTATTGCTAAA GTTATTCACCAATTTGATGCTGAAGCAGAAGGAGAGCTGAGTCTGTCAGTTGATGATTATGTTGTGGTTCGCCAG GTGGCTCCTCATGGATGGTCAGAAGGCGAGTGCAATGGCAAGGCTGGATGGTTCCCCTCTGCTTACATAGAAAGGGAAGAGAAAGCCCCAACAAGCAAAATAGCACATTCAAGCTT GAAGATCCATTTTTGCCAATGCTATCCCTAG
- the LOC107431305 gene encoding 7-deoxyloganetic acid glucosyltransferase, with protein MELKPHVVMVPLPFQGHIKPFLCLAQLLSQTGLYITFVNTRYNHKRFSNLSALSLQFPNLQFESISDGMPDEDDQPRSLTFDFFYGLKYQSREHLKELIGTLSRRSENAQSPPITCIIGDGSVSFPVDVAEELGIPVISFCCHSAHYLLANICIPKLIEDGQLPYHEEKDTNHRINIEVAGLELEGRLRLKDLPDFCVLKDVNDPAYQFFVNEALAMTRSSGVIFNTADDLEAPCLPTIANICGRAYTIGPLHALLNSQIGHNRSQLTASHGSLWKTKHDCMTWLDSQPSRSVLYVSFGSLVKTSSAQLLEIWNGLVDSGYSFLWAVRPDMVDEENDNGIVSFPKVLEIGPKERGYIVDWAPQERVLAHDAVGGFLTHGGWNSILESILAGVPMIGWPNLGDQRVDHTENNQDIDGGKGGVSKVSG; from the exons ATGGAGTTGAAACCCCATGTGGTAATGGTTCCCTTACCATTCCAAGGCCATATTAAACCCTTCCTTTGCTTAGCACAGCTCCTCAGCCAAACAGGCCTTTACATTACCTTCGTCAACACTCGCTATAACCATAAGCGCTTCTCCAATCTCTCAGCTCTCTCCCTCCAATTCCCTAACCTCCAATTCGAGTCTATCTCCGATGGCATGCCTGACGAAGACGACCAGCCACGTTCCCTCACTTTTGATTTCTTCTACGGCTTGAAGTACCAATCTAGAGAACATTTGAAAGAGCTTATTGGTACCCTTAGCCGGAGGTCAGAGAATGCTCAGTCGCCGCCGATCACATGTATCATCGGAGATGGAAGTGTATCTTTTCCGGTTGATGTGGCGGAGGAGTTGGGAATTCCTGTGATTTCGTTTTGTTGTCATAGTGCTCATTACTTGTTGGCAAATATTTGTATCCCTAAACTCATTGAAGATGGCCAGCTTCCTTATCATGAAG aGAAAGACACAAATCATAGAATCAACATTGAAGTGGCTGGACTAGAACTAGAAGGTCGTTTGAGGCTCAAAGATCTACCAGACTTTTGCGTGTTAAAAGACGTTAATGACCCTGCCTATCAGTTCTTTGTCAACGAGGCTCTGGCCATGACTCGATCGTCAGGTGTTATATTCAACACCGCTGATGATCTTGAAGCTCCATGCCTCCCCACCATTGCAAACATCTGTGGTCGAGCTTACACAATCGGACCCCTCCATGCACTTCTAAATTCCCAAATCGGACATAATCGCTCTCAGCTAACGGCATCGCACGGCTCTCTTTGGAAAACCAAACATGATTGCATGACGTGGCTTGATTCTCAACCATCTAGATCTGTTCTCTACGTCAGCTTTGGAAGTCTTGTCAAAACGTCGTCGGCCCAGCTTTTAGAGATTTGGAATGGCTTGGTTGACAGTGGCTACTCTTTCCTGTGGGCTGTACGGCCGGATATGGTGGATGAAGAAAATGACAACGGCATCGTTTCATTCCCTAAGGTGCTTGAAATCGGACCAAAAGAAAGGGGGTATATAGTGGATTGGGCCCCACAAGAACGGGTCCTAGCCCACGATGCTGTGGGTGGGTTTCTAACCCATGGTGGTTGGAACTCGATCTTGGAGAGTATTTTGGCGGGAGTTCCTATGATTGGCTGGCCCAACTTAGGCGATCAGAGG GTGGACCATACAGAGAACAATCAAGACATTGATGGAGGGAAGGGAGGAGTTTCAAAGGTCAGTGGATAA